One genomic window of Campylobacter curvus includes the following:
- the purB gene encoding adenylosuccinate lyase, which yields MVERYSREQMAKKWSVQAKYDAWLQVELAAVKAWNKLGFIADADCEKICKNAKFDVARIDEIEKTTKHDVIAFLTSVSESLGEESRFVHYGMTSSDCIDTAAALQIKGSLELIIEDVQNLLSAVKSRAMEHKNTLIVGRSHGIHGEPITFGLVLVIWYDEIKRALKLITDAKEVASYGKLSGAMGNLAHAPMEFEELTCEILGLRPAPASNQVIQRDRYAHVISAIAILAATCEKIAIAIRHYQRTEVYEAEEYFSPGQKGSSAMPHKRNPVLSENITGLCRMLRSYVTPALENVALWHERDISHSSVERFILPDAFVTADFMLARLANLIQNLVVYPENMMKNLNLTGGLVFSGRVLLELPKRGISREDAYKIVQRNAMKVWADLQEGKKAIDEGGHSLFLQNLLADEELRRSLSEDEIKACFDYGYYTKNVDRIFGRVFGK from the coding sequence ATGGTAGAGAGATATTCGCGCGAGCAAATGGCAAAAAAGTGGAGCGTGCAGGCAAAATACGATGCGTGGCTGCAAGTCGAACTAGCCGCGGTCAAAGCGTGGAATAAGCTTGGCTTCATCGCGGACGCTGACTGCGAGAAAATCTGCAAAAACGCAAAATTTGACGTCGCGCGTATCGACGAGATCGAAAAGACGACCAAGCACGACGTGATCGCGTTTTTAACGAGCGTGAGCGAAAGCCTGGGCGAGGAGAGCCGCTTCGTGCATTACGGCATGACGAGCAGCGACTGCATCGACACGGCGGCGGCATTGCAGATAAAGGGTAGCTTGGAGCTCATCATCGAAGACGTCCAAAATTTACTCTCCGCCGTCAAGTCCCGCGCGATGGAGCACAAAAACACGCTCATAGTCGGTCGCAGCCACGGTATCCACGGCGAGCCGATCACGTTTGGGCTCGTGCTAGTCATCTGGTACGACGAGATAAAACGCGCGCTAAAACTCATCACGGACGCAAAAGAGGTCGCGAGCTACGGCAAACTAAGCGGAGCGATGGGAAATTTAGCCCACGCGCCGATGGAATTTGAGGAGCTGACCTGCGAGATCCTAGGACTCCGCCCTGCCCCCGCGTCAAATCAAGTCATCCAGCGCGATCGCTACGCGCATGTCATCAGCGCGATCGCCATACTCGCCGCGACCTGCGAAAAGATCGCCATCGCCATCCGCCACTACCAACGCACGGAGGTTTATGAGGCGGAGGAGTATTTCAGCCCTGGACAAAAGGGCTCGTCAGCGATGCCGCACAAGCGAAATCCCGTGCTAAGCGAAAACATCACCGGACTTTGCCGTATGCTGCGCTCATACGTGACGCCCGCACTGGAAAATGTCGCCCTTTGGCACGAGCGCGACATCAGCCACAGCTCGGTCGAGAGGTTTATCCTGCCGGATGCGTTCGTCACGGCTGATTTCATGCTCGCACGCCTGGCAAACCTCATCCAAAATTTAGTCGTTTATCCCGAAAATATGATGAAAAATCTAAATTTGACCGGCGGGCTGGTCTTTTCCGGGCGCGTACTTTTGGAGCTGCCAAAACGCGGCATCTCGCGCGAGGACGCCTACAAGATCGTGCAACGAAACGCGATGAAGGTCTGGGCCGACCTGCAAGAGGGCAAAAAGGCGATCGACGAGGGCGGACACAGCCTGTTTTTGCAAAATTTACTCGCCGACGAGGAGCTACGCCGCTCACTAAGCGAAGATGAGATAAAAGCGTGCTTTGACTACGGCTACTACACGAAAAACGTGGATAGGATTTTTGGTAGGGTGTTTGGTAAATGA
- a CDS encoding pseudouridine synthase family protein — MPYVNRFIAIARSQKAYEILMNLGFKMHEAQRLIDKGRLLCDGAVVSEKNAVLSGEIHLIDYETNPRELSPIFECDEFAVFDKPSGVLSHPNGRRCEYSLNDEIWHLYGREAAVTHRLDRETSGLIVVSKNLAAQKELKAMFESRAVKKRYVALARGEICEPFVVNAKMDLASDYDDVKMRMQICEDGKVAVTEFEPMEYFADIDATLVRAVPLTGRQHQIRLHLFHVKHAIIGEPLYGLAKEQIIKILDGKMSETERVNLTGASRLLLHADEIEFKFRGREFHIKSKFNARDEFYRVAKTKFEFESKNI; from the coding sequence TTGCCTTATGTTAATAGATTTATCGCTATCGCTCGCTCGCAAAAAGCCTATGAAATTTTGATGAATTTAGGCTTTAAAATGCACGAGGCACAGCGTCTCATCGATAAGGGCAGGCTGCTTTGTGACGGGGCGGTCGTGAGTGAGAAAAACGCCGTTTTGAGCGGTGAAATTCACCTGATCGACTACGAAACGAACCCGCGTGAGCTTAGTCCGATCTTTGAGTGTGATGAGTTTGCCGTGTTTGACAAGCCAAGCGGAGTGCTCAGCCACCCAAACGGTAGGCGCTGCGAGTATAGCCTAAACGATGAAATTTGGCACTTATACGGGCGTGAGGCGGCTGTCACGCATAGGCTAGACCGTGAAACGAGTGGACTCATCGTGGTTTCAAAGAATTTAGCGGCGCAAAAAGAGCTCAAAGCGATGTTTGAGAGTAGGGCGGTGAAAAAGCGCTATGTCGCGCTGGCTCGCGGTGAAATTTGCGAGCCCTTTGTCGTGAATGCGAAAATGGATCTAGCCAGCGACTACGACGATGTGAAAATGCGAATGCAGATTTGTGAGGATGGCAAGGTAGCGGTGACGGAATTTGAGCCGATGGAGTATTTTGCCGACATCGACGCGACGCTCGTGCGAGCCGTACCACTGACCGGCAGGCAGCATCAGATTCGCCTACATTTGTTCCACGTGAAACACGCTATCATCGGCGAGCCGCTTTACGGACTGGCAAAAGAGCAAATCATCAAAATTTTAGACGGCAAAATGAGTGAAACGGAGCGCGTAAATTTAACGGGAGCGTCAAGGCTGCTGCTACATGCGGATGAGATAGAGTTTAAATTTAGAGGGCGGGAATTTCACATAAAGAGCAAATTTAACGCACGAGATGAGTTTTATCGAGTGGCTAAAACCAAGTTTGAATTTGAATCTAAAAATATTTAA